The Mesorhizobium sp. B2-8-5 genome segment AGGCGTCGGAACGAAACGGATCGCGATGCCAGGCAATCCAGAAATCCTTCCAGACAATGAGCAAGGGCCGCGCCTCATGGCGTGCTCGCGCCTGTCGGCGGATTCGACTGCGGCACGCCCGGTCCCAAGCATCGCAAGGATCATGAGATGAGCGACGACACCACCGGGGGCATCCCCGCCATCGACATCGCGCCGCTGTTCGGCCCGCCGTCGCCTGCCCGCGACGAGGCAGACCGCCAGATCTTCACTGCTGCCTCCGGCATCGGCTTCATGACCGCGCGCGGCTTTCCGGGCGCGGAGCTTTTGACGCGCGAGCGGCGCGGCGAGTTGCTGAAGATCTTCGACTTGCCGGACGCGGAAAAGCAGAAGCTGCTGCGCTGGAATTTCGATCCGTCGAAATCGAACTATTATCGCGGCTGGTTCCCGCTGCAGCCGACCGCGGTGTCCTGCAAGGAAGGCATCGACATGGGGCCGGACATCGCGCATGCCGACGCCGAATTCGCGGCCGACGATCCGCTGCTCGAACGCACGCCGCTGCCGGCCGAGAACGACGCTCCAGGATGGAAGGCGGCGGCAGCGCATTACTACCGCTCGATGGAAAAGGTCGGCGCGGCGCTGATGGCCTCGATCGCGCGCAGCCTCGGGCTCGAGGACGATATTTTCGACGGCCATTTCCAGGGCGGCATCTCGACGCTCAGGCTGATCCGTTATCCGCTGCGCACCGAGGATGGCGCGGTCGACCTG includes the following:
- a CDS encoding isopenicillin N synthase family dioxygenase, producing the protein MSDDTTGGIPAIDIAPLFGPPSPARDEADRQIFTAASGIGFMTARGFPGAELLTRERRGELLKIFDLPDAEKQKLLRWNFDPSKSNYYRGWFPLQPTAVSCKEGIDMGPDIAHADAEFAADDPLLERTPLPAENDAPGWKAAAAHYYRSMEKVGAALMASIARSLGLEDDIFDGHFQGGISTLRLIRYPLRTEDGAVDLSKPEYSVMHKGERRLVIGREHADSGFVTLLAQDGVEGLQAKNHAGEWIDVPPADGTLAVNFGQLLERWTGGVVQATRHRVIAPKTARYSIPFFYEPRVDAEIAPLPIKGASDFAPFLYGDYLWESATNFVEMSGVKTLRKPRRAAAA